CGGCGGAGTTCGAGTTCCGTGAGGGGCCGGTCTTCACCAACCTCCTGCTGGCGGACGAGATCAACCGGACCCCGCCCAAGACCCAGGCGTCCCTCCTGGAGGCCATGGAAGAACGTCAGGTTTCGGTGGAGGGCACCGCGCGCCCCCTGCCCGACCCGTTCGTGGTGTGCGCGACGCAGAACCCCATCGAGTACGAGGGCACCTATCCCCTGCCCGAGGCGCAGCTCGACCGGTTCCTCGTCAAGCTGACCGTGCCCGTCCCCACGCGGGACGAAGAGATCTCGATGCTGCAGCGGCACGCGTCCGGGTTCGACCCGCGCGACCTGTCGGAGGTCAAGCCCGTCGCGGGGGCGGACGAGCTCGCCGCCGGGCGCGCGGCGACGCGCGCCGTCCACCTCGACCCCAAGGTCGCCGCGTACGTGGTGGACCTGTGCCGCGCCACCCGCCAGTCCCCGTCCCTGCAGCTCGGGGTGTCGCCGCGCGGCGCGACGGCGCTGCTGGCGACGTCCCGCGCGTGGGCGTGGCTGTCGGGCCGCGACTACGTGACGCCGGACGACGTGAAGGCGCTCGCCCGGCCGACGCTGCGGCACCGCGTGGCGCTGCGCCCGGAGGCGGAGCTGGAGGGCGCGACCACGGACGGCGTGCTGGAGGGCATCCTCGCCCACGTCCCCGCGCCGCGCTGATGGCGCTGACCGGACGGCTGGGGCTGCTGGCGCTGCTCGGCGCGCTCGTCCCGATCCTGCTGCCGAGCTGGTGGACGCTGTTCGCGCTGTGGGGCGTCCTGCTGCTGGGCGTGGTCGCCGACCTGGTGCTGGCGGGCAACGTGCGGGCGCTGCGGTTCCACCGGTCGGGCGACGCGCGGGTGCGGCTGGGCGAGTCGGCGCGGGTGACGCTGACGGTGGAGAACCTCGGGAAGCGGCGGCTGAAGGCCCGGCTGCGGGACGTGTGGCCGCCGAGCGCCGGGGCGACGCCCCGCACGGCCGACGTGGACGTCCCGGCCGGGGAGCGGCGGCGCGTGGAGCTCACGCTGACCCCGACCCGGCGCGGCGACCGGGAGGCCGTGACGGTCGTGGTGCGGTCGGTCGGGCCGCTGGGGCTGGCCGCGCGGCAGCTGTCGCGGAAGGCTCCGTGGACGGTGCGGGCCCTGCCGGCGTTCCCGTCGCGCCGCCACCTGCCCGCGAAGCTCGCGCGGCTGCGGGAGCTGACGGGCGCGCACGTCGCGCAGATCCGCGGGCAGGGCACCGAGTTCGACTCGCTGCGCGAGTACGTGGACGGCGACGACGTCCGGTCGATCGACTGGCGGGCCACCGCGCGCCGCGCCGACGTGGTCGTCCGGACGTGGCGGCCCGAGCGGGACCGGCGGATCTACCTCGTGCTGGACACCGGGCGGACGGCCGCGGGCCGCGTCGGCGACGTCCCGCGGCTGGACTGCTCGATGGACGCGGCGCTGCTGCTGGGCGCGCTGGCGTCCCGGGCGGGCGACCGCGTCGACATGCTGGCCTACGACCGGCGGGTCCGCGCCCGCGTGGAGGGCTCGTCCCGGACGGACCTGCTGCCCGCGATGGTGCACGCGATGGCGCCGCTGGAGCCGGAGCTGCTCGAGTGCGACGCCGCCGGGATGGTGTCGACGCTGATGGCCCGGGTGCGGCAGCGGTGCCTGGTGGTGCTGCTCACCGAGCTGAACACGGCGGCGATCGAGGAGGGGCTGCTGCCGCTGCTGCCGCAGCTCACCGCCCGGCACCTGGTCATGATCGCGGCGGTGTCGGATCCGCGGGTCGAGGAGATGGCCGCCGGGCGCGGCGACCTGGTGTCGGTGTACGACGCGGCCGCCGCCGAGCGCGCGCGCGGGGAACGCCGCCGGCTCACCGCGGAACTGCGCGGGCACGGCGTGGAGGTCGTGGACGCGCCGCCCGAGGAGATCGCCCCCGCCCTCGCCGACGCCTACCTGGCCCTCAAGGCCGCCGGACGGCTCTGAGACGGCCGCGGCGGGACGGGCGGAGCCCGGAGGCATGCGAGCGCGGACCGGGGGCGTCCACGGCCCTGCGCGCCGTTCAGCCCGCGACGGGGGCGAGTTCGGGCCGCAGCTCGGCGTCGCCCGTCTCACCGCGCCGGGTCGCCCGCCGGCCGAGGACGATCACGTACGTGAGGAACGCGAGCTCGGCGACCACGCCGATCGACACGCGCAGCCAGGTCACGTGCACCCAGCCCGTGACGAACCCCTCGATCAGTCCCGACACGAACAGGACCGCGATGAGCCCGATGGCGATGCTCACCGCCGCCCGGCCCTCCTCGGCGAGGGCCTGGCCGCGGGTGCGCCGCCCCGGGTCCACGATCGTCCAGCCCAGTTTCAGTCCGCCCGCGACCGCCAAATACACGGCGGTCAGTTCGAGCAGGCCGTGCGGCAGGATGAGCCCGAAGAAGATGTCGCCCTTGCCGTGGGCGAACATCAGCCCGCCCGTGAGCCCCAGGTTCGCCTGGTTCAGCACCAGGACGTACACGGTGGGTATGCCGAGAAGGATCCCGAAGATGATCGCCACCGCGGACACCCACGCGTTGTTGATCCATACCTGGAACGCGAAGGAGGCCGCGGAATGCTCGGTGTAGTAGTTCGCGAAGTCCTCTTCGACGAGCTGCCGGATCTCCTCGGGCGCCCCCACGGACGCCTGTACCTCGGGGTTCTGCACCACCCAGATCGCCAGGGCGAGCGCCAGCAGGTTGCCCAGGACCGCGTTGCCCAGCCACCACCACCGCACCCGGTAGGCGGCCGCCGGGAACGTCACGGTGGCGAACCTCGACACGTCCCGCCACAGCGGCGCCCTGGCTCCGGCCACGGCCGCCCTGCCCCGCGCGACCAGCGACGACAGCCGCCCCACCAGCTCGGGGTCGGGCGAACTGGACCGGACGACCGACAGGTGCGTCGCCGTGCGCTGGTAGAGCTCGACGAGCTCGTCCGCCTCGGCACCGGTCAGCTTCCGCCCGCGGTTGATGAGGTGCTCGAGGCGGTTCCAGTCGGGGTTGTGCGCGGCCACATAGGCGTCGACGTCCACCCGGGGAGACTAACGCGTCTCCCCGCCGAACCGGCAAAATAGACCAGAGCCCCCGCAAGAGACCAGCCCTGCAAGACCAGCCTTGCGAAAGACCAGCCCCCTGCATCGGAGGATCGGCACATGGGCCAACTCGTCACCGGCGAGGCCGTCGCGCTCGACATCCGGGTCGCGCGGCTGGCCAGCCGCGGCTGCGCCCTGCTGATCGACCTGCTGCTGCAGTTCGCGATCCTCAACATCGCCCTCTACGTCGCGAGCGTCACGGCGCTCGTCGCGGACGAGGCGTGGGCGATCGGGCTGTCGCTGCTGATGACCGTGGCCGTGCTGGTCGGCTACCCGTGCGCGGCCGAGACGCTGACGCGCGGGCGCACGCTCGGCAAGATGGCGCTGGGCCTGCGGGTCGTGGGCGACGACGGCGGCCCGGTCCGGTTCCGGCAGGCGCTCGTCCGCGCCCTGGCGGGCTTCATCGAGTTCTGGACGCTCTACGGTTCGCCCGCGCTCATCGCCTCGTTCTGCAACAGGCGGGGCAAGCGGCTCGGCGACATGTTCGCGGGGACGGTCGTCATCCAGGAACGGTCGGGTTCGGGCCTGTACCGTCCGGTCGCGGTCATGCCCGCGCACCTGATGCCGTGGGCGCGGACGCTGGAGCTGTCGATGCTGTCCGACGAGCTGGCGATGACCGCCCGGCAGTACCTGTCGCGCTTCTGGGAGCTGCGGACGGACGTCCGCGACTCGCTCGGGCAGCGGATCGCGGGCGACGTCGCCGCGGTGATCAGCCCGCCCCCGCCGCCGGGCGTCCGCCCGGAGATCATGCTGTCGGCCGTCCTGGCGGAGCGGCGGCACCGCGAGCAGTGGCGGCTCGCCGAGCGCCGCGCCCGCCGGATGCGCCGGCTGGGGATGCCCGCCTACGGGCCGGCCGCGCGGCCCGCTCCGGTCATGGCGATGGCGGGACCCCCGCCGGGTCCGGGAGCCGGCCCGCAGGGGCCGCCCGCGCCGCCGCCGTTCAGCGCGCCGCAGGCGGGCCGCCCGGCGTTCCTCCCGCCGCCGAACTACGGCTCGGGACCGTACGCGGGCTACCTGAACGCCCCGCCGGGACCTCCCGGACCGCCCGGACCTCCCGCACCGCCGTACCCGTACGGCTGACGTCCCAGGGACCGGACGGCCGCCGAGCAGGGGCTTCGCATTCCGTTCGGCAGGTCGCGCCCGTTCGGGCGCCGTCCTTTGTGCATTTCTCCCACTTCCGCCGCTCCCGCACGCCTCCTAATATCCGAACAAGTTTCATGTTCTGGAGGTGGCATGCGCGCCCGGATCATTCTGACGACCGCCCTGGCGAGTGCGCTCGTGACCCCGACCGCCACCGCCCTCCCCGCACGACCCGCCCACGCGGACGAGGCACCGCTGCGAACGATCGTCGATGATCGGGGCCGGACGCTGATCCTGCACGGGCTCAACACCGCGGGCAGCGCCAAAGGCCCGAGCGGCCTCCCCTGGATCGACCGTACGGACGTCGTGCGCGAGGCCCGCGAACTGGGCAGCAACTCCGTCCGGTACCTGATCCAGTGGAAGAACATCGAGCCCGAGCCGGGCCGGTACGACGACGAGTACCTGGACGATGTCGCCGAGCGCGTCTCCTGGTACCGCGAACAGGGCATGCACGTGATCCTGGACATGCACCAGGACATCTATGGCCCGGCCGCATGCGAAGGGTCCGGGAACGGCGCGCCCGCGTGGGCCACGCACACCGACGGACTGCCCTGCACCCCGCAAACGCCCTGGGTCCTGACGTACGTACAACCGGCGGTCATCCGCGCCTACGACCACTTCTGGAACAACACGGGCGACCACCCGGAACTCAAGCAGCGGTACACGGCCATGTGGAAGCACGTGGCAGAGCGCTTTGCCGACGACCCGGCCGTCCTGGGCTACGACCTCTACAACGAGCCGTTCGGCGGCACCCGCCAGTTCGGCTTCTTCGAGGGGCCCATCCTCACGCCCTTCTACCAGGGCATCGTGGACGCGATCCGGAAGGTCGACCGGGACAACTGGATCTTCGTCGAGCCGCAGGCCCTCGGCCCGAACGAGGGCGCCGAGACGTCCCTCGAGGCGGTGCGCGACCCGCGTCCCGGCGCGCCCCGCCTCGTCTTCGCGCCGCACTTCTACCCCGGCGGCGTCGACATCGGCGGCTCCTACGACGGGTTCACCGAACTGCTGGTCAAGGCGCAGTTCCTGCTGTGGAAGCGCAACATGCCCGCCGCCGCGCGGCGGCTGGGCATGCCGATGTGGCTCGGCGAGGTCGGCGGCATGCCCGCGAGCGCGCCGGGCGCCGCCGAGTTCACCGGGGACTGGCTGGACATGGCGGACGAACTGGGCATCGGCTGGGCGTACTGGTCCAACGACCCGGGCGGGGGCGGCGTGATCGACGGCGACGGCGACCCGACGCCGTTCGCCGAACTGCTCGCGCGCCCCTACCCGCGCGCCGTCGCCGGTACCCCCACCGAGATCTCCTACGACGGGACGTCGCTCACGGTCGGGTGGCGCGCGCGCAGCGGGACGTCCGGGCCGACCGAGATCTGGTTCCCGACCGACTCTCCCGTGGTGACGTCCACCGACCCGAAGGGCACGTGGAAGTACCGGTGGGACGCGGAGCGCCGTGTCCTGTCGGTGTGGGCGGACCCGGACGGCGCCACTCACACCGTGACGGTCAAGCCGTGACGGTCAGGCCGCGGGCCGGATGTTCTGGTTGTGGTGGAAGACGTTGTCAGGGTCGTACCGCCGTTTCACTTCCGCGAGCATCCGGAGGTTCTCCTCCCCCAGCCCTTCCCGGACGCGGTCGGTCCCCTCGTCCCCGATGAAGTTCAGGTAGACGGCCCCGGACGACCACGGCCGCATCGCGTCGCGCAGGCCATGCGCCCACGCGACGGCGCGCGCGTCGTCCGCCGGGTCGTCCCACAGCCCGAACGGGTGCACGACCCAAGGGTCGCGCCGCCACGGAATCGGGTACTCGGGCCCCCTCGCGACGGCTCCGCCCATCGGGAAGAGCACCTGTTGCGAAGGCGACGGGATCACCATGTCGGCGGACATCTCGCAGAAGCGCGTCACGGCGTCGTCCGGGAACGAGCGGAGGTGCTCCGCCGACCAGTGGTTCCGGTAACCCGGCGGGTCGTCGAGCATGCACTGAAGGTCCGGGTACGGGATTTCGGCCTGCATGCCGCCCGCGTGCCCCAGCCGTGTCATCGGTCCGATCACCGCGTTGGCCTTCGACCCCGTCCCCGTGTAGGTGATGAGGAACGCGAACACGCGACGTCCCACGAGGTCGTCCGGGACGAACTCCTCCGGTGGCGCGGTCAAGTACAGGGCTCCGCCGCCCACGTCGTCCGGGGCGGAATCCACGAAGTCCCGGTAGGCGGTCAGGATCTCCGGGCCGGCCTCCATCGGCCACAGCAGCAGCGCCATGGACACGGCCGGGAGCGGGTGGAGCCGCATCGTGAACGAGGTGGCGACGCCGAAGTTCCCGCCGCCGCCGTGCAGCGCCCAGAACAGGTCCGGGTTCTCCTCCTCGCTCGCCCGGACGTGCCGCCCGTCGGCGGTCACCAACTCCACCGAGACCAGGTTGTCGCACGCCAGCCCGAACTTCCGTTCCAGCCAGCCCGATCCACCGCCGAGGACGAACCCGCCCACACCGGTCGTGGACACACGTCCCCCGGTCGTCGCCAGGCTGTACTCCGCGGCGGCCCGGTCCAGTTCGCCCATCGTCGCGCCGCCGCCGACGCGGGCCGTCCGGGCGTCCGGATCGACGGTCACCGAGTGCAGCATCCGCAGGTCGACGACCAGCCCGCCGTCCACCAGCGCCTTGCCCGCGACACCGTGCCCGCCGCCGCGCACCGACACCTCCAGCCCACGCTCACGCGCGAACCCGAGCGCCCGCGCCACGTCATCGGTGTTCGCGCACTGCGCGATCACCGCCGGACGCCGGTCGATCATCCCGTTGAACAACGCCCGCGCCTCGTCATAGCCGGAATCACGGGGCAAGATCACCTCACCCGCGAATCCCGTCCGCAGGTCGGCTTCCGTATGTGTGGTCATGCGCATCCCTCTCGTGCCGTCGCCGGTACGGCCGCCGGAAGGCGAGGGGTTCAGGCCGCCGGCTCGATGTTCTGGTTGTGGCGGAACACGTTGTCGGGGTCGTACCGCCTCTTCACGTCCGCGAGGCGGCGCATGTTCTCGTCGCCCCAGCCCTCCCGGACGCGTTCGGCCCCCTCGTCCCCGATGAAGTTGAGGTAGAGGGAACCGGTCGACCACCGCTCCATCGACGTGCGGACGTCCCGTACCCACGCCTTGGCGCGGACGTCGTCGGCGGGGTCGTCCCACAGGGCCAGCGGGTGCACGACCCAGGGGTCCTCCCGCCACGGGATCGGGTAGCCGGACGGTCCGTTCGCGACGGCACCGCCCAGCGGGAACAGCGTGTGCCGGGACGCGGACGGGACGATCATGTCGTCGGCGAGCGCGCAGTAGCGGGCCACCGCCTCGTCCGGCAGCTTGCGCACGTGCTGCGCGGACCAGTAGTTCCGCAGGCCGGACTGGTCGTCGTCCATGCACTGCACGGCCGGGTACGGCATCTCCGCGAGGATCCCGCCCGCGTGCCCGTGCCGCATCATCGGCTCGATCATGGCGCGCATCTCCGGCTCCGTGCCGACGCAGGTGACGACGATGCCGAGCGCGAGCCGTCCGGCCAGGTCGTCCGGGACGAAGTCGGCGGGCGGGGCGATCATGTACTCGGAGCCGCCGCCGATCTCGTCCGGCGCCGCCTCCATGAAGTCGCGGAAGGCCGGGACGACGTCCGGGCCCGCCTCGGGCGGCCACAGCAGCATGGCGAGCCCCAGCGTGGCGAGCGGGTGGAGCCGCATCGTGAACGAGGTGGCGACGCCGAAGTTCCCGCCGCCGCCGTGCAGCGCCCAGAACAGGTCCGGGTTCTCCTCCTCGCTCGCCCGGACGTGCCGCCCGTCGGCGGTCACCGACTCCACCGAGACCAGGTTGTCGCACGCCAGCCCGAACTTCCGTTCCAGCCAGCCCGATCCCCCGCCGAGGACGAACCCGCCCACACCGGTCGTGGACACACGTCCCCCGGTCGTCGCCAGGCCGTACTCGGCGGTGGCGCGGTCGAGGTCGGCCATGACGGCTCCGCCGCCGACGCGGGCCGTCCGGGCGTCCGGATCGACGGTCACCGAGTGCAGCATCCGCAGGTCGACGACCAGCCCGCCGTCCACCAGCGCCTTGCCCGCGACACCGTGCCCGCCGCCGCGCACCGACACCTCCAGCCCACGCTCACGCGCGAACCCGAGCGCCCGCGCCACGTCATCGGTGTTCGCGCACTGCGCGATCACCGCCGGACGCCGGTCGATCATCCCGTTGAACAACGCCCGCGCCTCGTCATAGCCGGAATCACGGGGCAGGATCACCTCACCCGCGAACTCCGTCCGCAGGCCGGGGTCTATGTGAGTGGTCATGTCGTCCCTCTCGTCCAGGATGAACCGTGGGAGCGAGGGGTTCGGGACGTTCGCGCAAGCGGACGTCTCCGCCGCCCTGCCGGGCGGTCACTCACCCCTCATTCTGCGCTCCCGTCCCTTGGATGAGAAGCGTCTGCGGCTCCTCGGTTACCGAGAAGCCGCAGGTGAAAGCAGTTGCGAGGGCGAAGGCCGGGCGGGGAGGTCAGCTGCCGAGCGAGTTGAGCCGCTCGTCGAAGGTGGGCCGCAGCTTCTTCACGCACATGATCGGCAGCAGCGCCTTCTCCTTGTCCTCGGCCTCGAGGTTGTGGGTCGTGCCCTTCGGGCACTCCGCCTCGGTCCGGGTACGGGCGAGCACCTTGGCGACGGCGCTCCCGGAGTCGCAGGACGCCGTCTTCAGCCCGCCGATCGCGAACTTCGGGTCCTGGATGCACTCGCCGGTCGTGACGATCTGCCCCTCGCCCCCGAGGCACAGCACCGGACGGGGGACGTCACCGCCGAACGACGTGAGCTCCATCGTCTCCAGCGCCGTCGACGGGCACTCCTTCGCGGTGTTCACGCGCGCGACGACCTTCGCGTACGACTCCTTGTCGGTGCAGGCCGTCTCGCTGCCGAACGCGATCGACGACGACACGCAGTCGCCGACCGTGATCATCGCTCCGCCGACGCCCGGATCGCCCGGGTGCGGGCCGTCGATGTTGCGCGCGCACACCGCCGTCGGCGTCCGTCCCTGCAACTCCTCGCCGGTACGGACGCGCGCGACGCCGTCCACTCCGGCGGGGCAGTCGGGCGACGTGGACGCTCCGGCGCCGGACTCGGCGACGACCTGGACGATCTTCGCCTTCGCCTCCGGGTCCTCGCAGGAGACTCGTTCGGCCGCCGGAACCTGCTGGTAGGAGCTCTTCTTCCCCTGCATGTCGAACCGGACGCCGATGCACTGACCGGCCTTCACCGTCCCCTCCGTCTCCGCCTCCGACGACTGGGAGGTCAGCACGACGGACCCGACGATGCCGCCGAGCACGAGCACGCCCGCCACGGCCGCGACCACGAACACCCACGGCGACGTCCGGGCCCGCGCCGGCGGCGGCCCGGGGTACGGCCCCGGCACTCGCGGCCCCCCGGGCATTCCGGACGGGTCAGGCGGTCCGGACGGTCCGGGCGGCCCCGGCGGTCCGGGCGGCCCCGACGGCTGAGGCGGCGTCCCCGACCCGTACATGGCGTCCTCCACTGGCCTTGATCACGAGATCATGGAACATATCGCACCCGTCCGACACGCCACGGATGCACCCGAGCGCGGTCGCGCCGCCGAACGGCACCACGGAAACCCGTGATTCGGACGCCCCATTTCCTTTTTACGGCACCACAAATATCGATCATTTACCCGTTTCCGGTACGAACCCGGCCGTGCACGACGATCACCGTCCGAGCCGCCCTCTACGATTCGAATGCGCTGAACAGTGGGAGGCACGGGTGGAATCCAGGATTTACGAGGCACTGGCCCACGACGATCCGCATGAGATCGGCGGATACCGTGTCATCGCCCGCCTGGGCGCGGGCGGCATGGGACGGGTCTTCCTCGGGGCCACGCAGAGCGGCCGGCGCCTCGCCATCAAGGTCGTCCGGCCCGAGTTCGCCGACGATCCGGAGTTCCGCCGGAGGTTCACGCAGGAGGTCGCCGCGGCCCAGCGCGTCAAGAGCCTCTACACGGCGCCCGTCATCGACGCCGACACGACCGGCCCCATGCCGTGGCTCGCGACCGAGCACATTCCGGGCCCGTCGCTGGCGGCCGCCGTCCAGGAGTCCGGGCCGCTCCCCGCGGAGACGCTCCGCACGCTCGGCGCGGGCGTCATCGAGGCGCTGCAGGTCATCCACCGGGTCGGCATCGTGCACCGGGACCTGAAGCCGTCGAACGTCCTGCTGGCGAGCGACGGCCCCCGGGTCATCGACTTCGGCGTGGCCCGCGCCGCCGACGCCACCCCGCTCACCCGGACGGGCGGCATCGTCGGATCGCCCCACTACATGGCGCCCGAGCAGGTCCACGGCAGTTCCGCCACCCCCGCCCTCGACGTCTTCGCCTTCGGCTGCCTGCTCTTCTTCGCCGCGACGGCCCGCAGCCCCTTCGGCGACGGCCCGCCCCAGGCGGTGATGTTCCGGATCGCCAACAACGAGCCCGACCTCGACGGCTGCCCGGACGAGCTCAGGTCGCTCGTCGAACGGTGCCTGCGACGAGAACCCGCCGACCGTCCGGCGCCCGAGGCGATCCTGAACGAGCTCACCGCGGACCGTCCGGCGGCGCCGCCGGACGGATGGCTGCCGGAGCCGGTCACCACGGTTCTGCGGGATTACGAGGCCGTCCCC
The nucleotide sequence above comes from Actinomadura algeriensis. Encoded proteins:
- a CDS encoding RDD family protein codes for the protein MGQLVTGEAVALDIRVARLASRGCALLIDLLLQFAILNIALYVASVTALVADEAWAIGLSLLMTVAVLVGYPCAAETLTRGRTLGKMALGLRVVGDDGGPVRFRQALVRALAGFIEFWTLYGSPALIASFCNRRGKRLGDMFAGTVVIQERSGSGLYRPVAVMPAHLMPWARTLELSMLSDELAMTARQYLSRFWELRTDVRDSLGQRIAGDVAAVISPPPPPGVRPEIMLSAVLAERRHREQWRLAERRARRMRRLGMPAYGPAARPAPVMAMAGPPPGPGAGPQGPPAPPPFSAPQAGRPAFLPPPNYGSGPYAGYLNAPPGPPGPPGPPAPPYPYG
- a CDS encoding FAD-binding oxidoreductase gives rise to the protein MTTHTEADLRTGFAGEVILPRDSGYDEARALFNGMIDRRPAVIAQCANTDDVARALGFARERGLEVSVRGGGHGVAGKALVDGGLVVDLRMLHSVTVDPDARTARVGGGATMGELDRAAAEYSLATTGGRVSTTGVGGFVLGGGSGWLERKFGLACDNLVSVELVTADGRHVRASEEENPDLFWALHGGGGNFGVATSFTMRLHPLPAVSMALLLWPMEAGPEILTAYRDFVDSAPDDVGGGALYLTAPPEEFVPDDLVGRRVFAFLITYTGTGSKANAVIGPMTRLGHAGGMQAEIPYPDLQCMLDDPPGYRNHWSAEHLRSFPDDAVTRFCEMSADMVIPSPSQQVLFPMGGAVARGPEYPIPWRRDPWVVHPFGLWDDPADDARAVAWAHGLRDAMRPWSSGAVYLNFIGDEGTDRVREGLGEENLRMLAEVKRRYDPDNVFHHNQNIRPAA
- a CDS encoding DUF58 domain-containing protein — its product is MALTGRLGLLALLGALVPILLPSWWTLFALWGVLLLGVVADLVLAGNVRALRFHRSGDARVRLGESARVTLTVENLGKRRLKARLRDVWPPSAGATPRTADVDVPAGERRRVELTLTPTRRGDREAVTVVVRSVGPLGLAARQLSRKAPWTVRALPAFPSRRHLPAKLARLRELTGAHVAQIRGQGTEFDSLREYVDGDDVRSIDWRATARRADVVVRTWRPERDRRIYLVLDTGRTAAGRVGDVPRLDCSMDAALLLGALASRAGDRVDMLAYDRRVRARVEGSSRTDLLPAMVHAMAPLEPELLECDAAGMVSTLMARVRQRCLVVLLTELNTAAIEEGLLPLLPQLTARHLVMIAAVSDPRVEEMAAGRGDLVSVYDAAAAERARGERRRLTAELRGHGVEVVDAPPEEIAPALADAYLALKAAGRL
- a CDS encoding cellulase family glycosylhydrolase, with product MRARIILTTALASALVTPTATALPARPAHADEAPLRTIVDDRGRTLILHGLNTAGSAKGPSGLPWIDRTDVVREARELGSNSVRYLIQWKNIEPEPGRYDDEYLDDVAERVSWYREQGMHVILDMHQDIYGPAACEGSGNGAPAWATHTDGLPCTPQTPWVLTYVQPAVIRAYDHFWNNTGDHPELKQRYTAMWKHVAERFADDPAVLGYDLYNEPFGGTRQFGFFEGPILTPFYQGIVDAIRKVDRDNWIFVEPQALGPNEGAETSLEAVRDPRPGAPRLVFAPHFYPGGVDIGGSYDGFTELLVKAQFLLWKRNMPAAARRLGMPMWLGEVGGMPASAPGAAEFTGDWLDMADELGIGWAYWSNDPGGGGVIDGDGDPTPFAELLARPYPRAVAGTPTEISYDGTSLTVGWRARSGTSGPTEIWFPTDSPVVTSTDPKGTWKYRWDAERRVLSVWADPDGATHTVTVKP
- a CDS encoding stage II sporulation protein M, whose product is MDVDAYVAAHNPDWNRLEHLINRGRKLTGAEADELVELYQRTATHLSVVRSSSPDPELVGRLSSLVARGRAAVAGARAPLWRDVSRFATVTFPAAAYRVRWWWLGNAVLGNLLALALAIWVVQNPEVQASVGAPEEIRQLVEEDFANYYTEHSAASFAFQVWINNAWVSAVAIIFGILLGIPTVYVLVLNQANLGLTGGLMFAHGKGDIFFGLILPHGLLELTAVYLAVAGGLKLGWTIVDPGRRTRGQALAEEGRAAVSIAIGLIAVLFVSGLIEGFVTGWVHVTWLRVSIGVVAELAFLTYVIVLGRRATRRGETGDAELRPELAPVAG
- a CDS encoding serine/threonine-protein kinase, which produces MESRIYEALAHDDPHEIGGYRVIARLGAGGMGRVFLGATQSGRRLAIKVVRPEFADDPEFRRRFTQEVAAAQRVKSLYTAPVIDADTTGPMPWLATEHIPGPSLAAAVQESGPLPAETLRTLGAGVIEALQVIHRVGIVHRDLKPSNVLLASDGPRVIDFGVARAADATPLTRTGGIVGSPHYMAPEQVHGSSATPALDVFAFGCLLFFAATARSPFGDGPPQAVMFRIANNEPDLDGCPDELRSLVERCLRREPADRPAPEAILNELTADRPAAPPDGWLPEPVTTVLRDYEAVPDGPSRRQAPTGGHPSPPPPPVGPATPTPGQSTPAPGQTVAVGPPGTPPPGTPPPGTYGYPPHVPPAGPPSGGNNKTLLLAGGSVVGVLLLVFVATALFLTNRDDPPSSAADPGHVPETTRSTAPVNPAPAPSTVPPSGPAGGSPTESAGASASPGGGEEARPPGTFIDEYEGIDITRDYGIFFTDEPTRPKEDLIGDLNYTGYSVRGESKFGQIESGQSASYETCHANTKYSDGLSMPPNGSKWCVYTNTGLLGIVTIKEINDDFVTIDLKVWQGPADQ
- a CDS encoding FAD-binding oxidoreductase, with translation MTTHIDPGLRTEFAGEVILPRDSGYDEARALFNGMIDRRPAVIAQCANTDDVARALGFARERGLEVSVRGGGHGVAGKALVDGGLVVDLRMLHSVTVDPDARTARVGGGAVMADLDRATAEYGLATTGGRVSTTGVGGFVLGGGSGWLERKFGLACDNLVSVESVTADGRHVRASEEENPDLFWALHGGGGNFGVATSFTMRLHPLATLGLAMLLWPPEAGPDVVPAFRDFMEAAPDEIGGGSEYMIAPPADFVPDDLAGRLALGIVVTCVGTEPEMRAMIEPMMRHGHAGGILAEMPYPAVQCMDDDQSGLRNYWSAQHVRKLPDEAVARYCALADDMIVPSASRHTLFPLGGAVANGPSGYPIPWREDPWVVHPLALWDDPADDVRAKAWVRDVRTSMERWSTGSLYLNFIGDEGAERVREGWGDENMRRLADVKRRYDPDNVFRHNQNIEPAA
- a CDS encoding AAA family ATPase; translated protein: MRQSETARAALAALRTEVAKTVVGQDSVVTGLVIALLCRGHVLLEGVPGTAKTLMIKTLSRALDLDFKRVQFTPDLMPGDVTGSLVYDNRTAEFEFREGPVFTNLLLADEINRTPPKTQASLLEAMEERQVSVEGTARPLPDPFVVCATQNPIEYEGTYPLPEAQLDRFLVKLTVPVPTRDEEISMLQRHASGFDPRDLSEVKPVAGADELAAGRAATRAVHLDPKVAAYVVDLCRATRQSPSLQLGVSPRGATALLATSRAWAWLSGRDYVTPDDVKALARPTLRHRVALRPEAELEGATTDGVLEGILAHVPAPR